From a region of the Nitrospira sp. genome:
- a CDS encoding AI-2E family transporter: MSPQTLSTAFLILCSLVLYQLALIFAPFFTPILWALILARLFFPLYEYLLRFLRGQRTLSAALSTIVVTLIAILPVAYLAFLAVTETIHAYQTGMAWVQSGGIQRVPAAVSHVPVIGPLSEGVLERFVEAYGDLQGSLLEGGKAVSAVLFTGVSGLAKNTFELITDFFIMLFTLFFFFRDGERLYTSFYNAMPIEAGHKTVIFDRLIQTMRAVVRGTLLTALAQGVVAGLTYWVLDVPFPVFLGSISALLSLLPFGGTALVWIPVAAYLFWTAALWKMIVMIVVGVGLVGLMDNILQPILVGSDADLPVLFLFFASVGGLMYFGFIGLFLGPILLGIAIAAFKIYCDNYQTPSSQVMTGEGAVRIDSTPK, encoded by the coding sequence ATGTCTCCGCAAACACTTTCGACGGCCTTCCTGATCTTGTGCTCATTGGTGCTGTACCAGCTCGCCTTGATTTTCGCGCCTTTTTTTACCCCAATTCTGTGGGCGCTCATCCTGGCGCGGCTTTTTTTCCCTCTCTACGAGTACCTGTTACGGTTCCTGCGTGGACAGCGGACGCTCTCTGCTGCGTTGAGTACGATCGTGGTAACACTTATTGCCATCTTGCCGGTGGCGTATCTCGCCTTCTTGGCGGTGACAGAAACTATTCATGCCTATCAAACCGGCATGGCCTGGGTGCAGAGCGGTGGAATCCAGCGCGTTCCTGCTGCGGTCTCGCACGTACCCGTGATCGGCCCTCTTTCGGAAGGGGTGCTAGAACGATTTGTAGAAGCTTATGGGGACCTCCAAGGATCATTGCTCGAAGGAGGAAAGGCGGTCAGTGCAGTCCTCTTCACGGGCGTCAGCGGGCTTGCCAAGAATACGTTTGAACTCATCACAGACTTCTTCATTATGCTATTCACCCTCTTCTTTTTCTTTCGCGACGGCGAGCGTCTCTACACTAGCTTTTATAATGCGATGCCCATCGAGGCGGGTCATAAAACGGTCATTTTTGATCGCCTGATCCAGACCATGCGGGCGGTGGTGCGTGGCACGTTGCTCACAGCTCTGGCACAAGGCGTCGTAGCGGGGCTGACCTATTGGGTGCTTGATGTCCCATTCCCGGTATTTCTCGGTTCGATAAGCGCTCTCTTATCTTTGTTGCCGTTCGGAGGCACGGCATTGGTATGGATTCCCGTGGCCGCGTATCTGTTCTGGACCGCTGCGCTTTGGAAAATGATCGTCATGATCGTCGTGGGTGTGGGGCTCGTTGGGCTCATGGACAATATCCTACAGCCGATTCTCGTCGGCTCAGACGCAGATTTACCCGTTCTCTTTCTCTTCTTTGCCTCCGTCGGTGGCCTGATGTACTTTGGTTTTATCGGACTATTCTTGGGCCCGATTCTCTTGGGGATCGCTATCGCTGCCTTCAAGATCTACTGTGACAACTATCAAACTCCCTCCAGCCAGGTGATGACGGGCGAAGGAGCCGTCCGCATCGATTCCACTCCTAAATAA
- a CDS encoding response regulator, which translates to MAASIASASILLIDPAPELHEIIRRYFSSALVNVCSSYKKAVMYIPLNLYQVVICPQRIASVDGYSLLSLNRLHHPCSPFIVTTEREEVAAVRQAIEQGALGFLHGTTTTPNIICIIEDLLSLYQLRCSLERGATWTTKYSHQLRRNLIRKSRMLSDTRQDNRVMCEQTLTAVEGSTLAFQAQANHLLSEARQRMWEY; encoded by the coding sequence ATGGCCGCATCTATCGCATCAGCCTCAATCTTACTCATAGATCCTGCTCCTGAGCTCCACGAAATCATCCGCCGATACTTTTCGAGCGCTCTGGTGAATGTGTGTTCCTCGTATAAGAAAGCTGTGATGTATATACCGCTGAACCTCTACCAAGTCGTCATCTGTCCTCAGCGCATTGCTTCAGTCGACGGGTATTCTTTACTCAGCCTCAATCGGCTTCACCATCCTTGCTCGCCCTTTATTGTCACGACGGAGCGAGAGGAAGTCGCTGCCGTGCGGCAAGCCATAGAGCAGGGCGCCCTTGGGTTCCTGCACGGAACCACGACGACCCCGAACATCATCTGCATCATTGAAGACCTGTTGTCACTCTACCAATTGCGTTGTTCTCTTGAACGTGGCGCGACGTGGACGACCAAGTATAGCCATCAACTTCGGAGGAACCTCATTCGTAAGTCCAGAATGCTGAGCGATACCAGACAAGACAACCGAGTGATGTGCGAACAAACGCTCACGGCCGTAGAAGGCAGCACGCTGGCATTTCAAGCCCAGGCCAATCATCTCCTAAGCGAGGCACGACAGAGAATGTGGGAATACTGA